The proteins below come from a single Corylus avellana chromosome ca3, CavTom2PMs-1.0 genomic window:
- the LOC132174255 gene encoding uncharacterized protein LOC132174255 — MIKQRLAVAQSRQKSYPNVRRRELGFEVGTKVFLKVTPMKGVMRFGRRGKLGPKFVGPFEILEKNGTVAYRLALPPNLTRIHNIQSNMTYEETPTRILDRREQVLRSKTISLVKVLWSNHSMEEASWELEESMREKYPYLFE; from the exons ATGATTAAGCAGAGATTAGCAGTAGCTCAGAGTCGACAGAAGAGCTACCCCAACGTCAGACGACGAGAATTGGGGTTTGAAGTCGGCACAAAGGTCTTTCTCAAGGTCACCCCTATGAAAGGAGTAATGAGGtttggaagaagaggaaagcTGGGCCCCAAATTTGTGGGTCCCTTCGAGATTCTCGAGAAGAACGGCACGGTGGCATATCGTTTGGCACTACCACCAAACTTGACAAGAATTCACAAT ATTCAATCCAACATGACTTATGAGGAGACACCGACAAGAATACTGGATAGAAGGGAACAAGTCCTCAGGAGCAAGACTATCTCTTTAGTGAAAGTCCTATGGAGTAACCACTCCATGGAAGAAGCTTCATGGGAATTGGAGGAGAGCATGAGGGAGAAGTACCCGTATCTGTTTGAGTGA